The DNA sequence accagatttccggggaaccagatttccgcgacagcggacgttgttaattgtttaaaatatgatcaggatatttagatataggacgggacactttgtcagacttTGTCAGGTAATCaagaaaataaggttacaggattattcgacagtattatcacgacttcaTAAAACGCCCGTTAAAgctgatttttaaatattgaaaaaaaatgtaaaaagaaacagtaggcctatatactttgaacaggtaaaaaaatgcgaaatagtaaggtgctatttttaatgctcgctaaactgtagtaaagccaatgaatttttttagtttgcgtgtgcgaacgattaaactagtttcatagcttcataaaacaaccttgaatttttcgtacagtttgattttgtctaaaaaaatagtattagttttgtaaaaaaacactgagatataagcatgaagaaaataggcaggggtcaatatgactttaatttgagataaaaacaacaacaaaatatcggtttaacgttatatagatgaagtttacatggcaaagaaactagcacagcctggtAAATTcagtaggttaactacaagttgcagaatactgctaatgtaaatatatttcaatttagagtcccatcttcccccacattgtagttttgtatgttttcattgtcaAACTTTGacaggtttgtttttaatttagtaatttatacctcaggagttattcaactataagatactgatataataaaaatataatattttgaaaatatattcgaaatttggtcatttgtaCTTGatataatttatgagaagtggcttgtgccaaaaacagggtataaatacccaatttgtagtaaaaataaaaactttatcaatggTTATAATCAGTTTTCTGGTAATACATGTTcttatacatttgtaggatacaatatttatccattgaacCCTACCcgttgtcgttcaaacaataccaattgttatgcaataatataatgtactataatataatgtaaaactatagcagtaggacaagaaaaataatgtttagacctaattttcaaagcgtatagtaatatttcgttttatttacatatattcctatttataactacacttattaatcaaaaattaacaatgattttaaactgacccatcttatcctgtgtgttttcgaatttgtaaaatttcacctgttgtgctgatcgctaaataactcctcgtgtggtttataaaaatgatcgtactaattcgtggtattacccaaaaaccgccatcgattttgattttggaaatatttagcAATATGTGCATAagtgttctatcttcccccactgtactatgtAATGTATAGGCAACCACgtcgtccggcgccgtggcattgtggttagcgcgcctgcctgtaacctagAGAGAGGTAAtgcactgctaccattgtgggcgtatgtgtccttaggcaagacacataacggtaattgctctaacccaatgttcactaataggttgtccaaattatcagccatacataaaaatcccccacaaagtaacatacatggtaactcgtaagctggcacgaggtgttaaacccgtgtgataacgactgtcgtgttccggccacgcgagaataaagtaagttacattcattcattcattcattcataagtGTACCATCTGCCCCTACTGAAATATATCTTGTTTTATGtcagtttattgtttttgaattGTCCCTAAAGTAGGAATTAtggaattaaaagcaaacctttcaaagtttggcaataaaaacctacaaaactacaaatgGGAGAGGGGGTATGTAATAGTATGCAGCAACATAAGTGTAgttaacctactatataatttcttttccatgtaaactttatattcgtTAAAACgatatattttgttgattttatatCTAATTTAAGCCATATATTGACTCTTGCCCATTTTTCTCATGTCTGTGTCTCAGTcacaaaactaattttatgagacaaaatcgaACTATACGACATATTTCAGTGTATTTTGAGTTACTATACTGGGTTAATAATTCAAACTCGCCATCTACAAAACTTATCATGTTTTCTaagtcattaaaaaaaacgttcaaCACCGAGTTTTAttacttaacaacagtaatcGTCTTTGCCGCGTATTTTATTGGACCGTGAGAACACTGTCAAATAGTTCTGTAACACTTTTTTGTCGATCATTAAATATAGGTATACCTGTAAAAGATGATTTAAAAATGCACTTCTCTATTACACAATATCCCGTTTCTCCCCGCCCCATACTAAACAGAACTGTATAATTccgcgactttaaaagagccttgttgtttgtttaaaatgttaatgagAAATATAGGGTTTAAGTGTTTGCAatatatcccattttaccacacagtttatactatatatatgcacCATCAATATATTATATCCTCATTAAGGAAATCATGACGTATTACCGGTGACTCCTCATTGCCTTTGTGAACCGTTGGGCAATCGGTAATGGAGAGCACCTGCAATGAAATATTCGTGTTAGTCTTTATAAATAGAGAATGTATGATTTTTAACAGTAGTAATAGCATTTATAATTTCCACCTTAGAGTATTGCGCTTCGTACAAATCATTTACAAACTGATATAAACTCACGTTTGTTGGCAAATCCATAGAAATGTAGCTGTTTCTACCTCCTgcagtaaacattacatgtttaataatatttgatCAATCCTAACTAATACTATACAATACCAGGCACTTACCGGTTTTATCAGCCTTGAAGCTTACGCTCGCCTGGTGTCCAATATgatataacaaacaaaaattgatGTTAGAAACTCTCTttcagtatatttttttccaaatcaatttaaacccaaaatttgggtcaactctggccttaGGTTTTATTGCGTGCCTCGCCGGACCACATTacttatacaatatataccAGAGTGAGGTATGATGGGACCCTTATAAGCAAGTATTGCCAAACATTTCTAAACTCAAAATATATGAAGGTTTTggggtgataccacgaattagtactatcatacCTTTATTAGTTGACcacaatttaaagaaatacattaaaacacacgaggaggtATTTAGCGTTTTACACATCAGGTGTAATCAACTTTAATTATACTACTTACCATCGACTCTAGCTGAGAGCTTGCTTTACGAACGTTTATCGTAATATAGGGAACGCTTTctgtaatataattattacacacaaatatagaaaatataaagatttATTGTATACCTTCCTGTAGAGCGGTAGAATCGCGTTCTATTGTGCTTTGTCGTAGTCTTTTGAAGGTTTTTGCTGCGATATAATTAGTTATGTGTGCAGGCCCTACTTATATTTTAGAGAAAGGGGGCAGACTAAGGTTCACGAAGATTTCATTAAAATGCAATGAGACTTGGTTAATACTATGATATTCGTTTTCAAAAAACGTACAAACATTTATTGACCCAAAGgataaatttcattaaaatacacTATGGGAAATTAAAAGCAGCAAATTGTATGGACAGAAACCTGTCTAAATTTGAACCCCAAAATACATGTAGTACCCGGGGGAACGAGatatttttatcacaaaacATCTCGATTGTGACGGTCTATGAAAAAAGTtctggttttataattctttgaacatttttatttgctaccaaataggacgagaaaatagaatgaaaatgtgtcccatcttcccccacttcaCTATATATTTCTTCACATTTGTTAATGTTGCGTATTTACGCATCGGTCTAACTGCTGTTACAAATCAAGCATACGAACCACTCAAATTTCACTCACATGTCGGTAAGTATCCGCTTTTATTTAGCTCCCATAATATAGCAAAAAGCAGAAGCAAAAATGACCCGGCTAGGGAAGTACAAATGAGGACAAACTCGACAAGGTACAAAGCACGGCCCAtgttaatgtttgtataactGTAACTGGTCTCGTTAGTAATAAATACTATCCTGAACAAGAGCATCTACCTGCTGCAACTATCGTGTTGTTAACTAAACGTAGACAAGGATATCCGCGTTATAGACTggttgatttattttacagttggGAAGCGTGCATTGCAACGATATATGTCATTAAAAAAGAATTGGTCTGTTTCATTAACAGAATAACAAAGCAAAAATACAACGATATTCACGTTAAGGTGGGTACCTACAAAGTAAGAGCTTTGCAAATAATGATTagatttcatttgtttttaaagttggcGAGTTAAAAGTGCGATTACAACCAAACAAACCGATACTACAGGTATTAAAAACCATAGTTAACACAAAATACAACAATCAAATTGTACCAGAACGAGCTATTTAGTGAgtggaaacaaaattttatcaaGTTGATTCCGTGTATGAccctattttgattttgaagcctataatgattttatttattttttactttttaggtAACTTGGAGTTGATTATTTTACTGATTTACTGTCACTTGTTTCCACAGCAGTTTGCCGAACTATTGTAGCGGTTCCAGGGAATAGACGAGACGCCATTGAAGTAACTTTGCGATCGTGTTTTGATACTACGTGACGTCTAAACGTATTACGTGTGCGGAACCTACGTGGGCAGTCGGTACATCTGTAAGGCATTTGACCAGTGTGGCGGTTCAAATGCTCCTGTAACGTAATACacaaaatgtttgaaacaaattttttatttattataattcgATTAATGTATAGTAGTAAGATGTTTATTTTAGCGTTTTGCAATAGATGTAAAGTCAACAGTAAAAAACAGATAATTTATGAtcatacaaaacacaaatgaagtgatttgttaattttgactatttttattaatgtatgCCTGTCTACAATTGCCTTCCACCAATATAGAATTTCAGATATTCAGTTTActgaacatatttttttagaaactaaATTATCCACACTGAACTTAAAATTCACCACATGCTGGCTCTTCATGTTCATTCTAAATGTACAATTCAAACACTAGAAATTTCAGTGCCACACTAAGATTATGTAACATCTAGATTCTAAGTTTATTCTGAATGTACTTTTTTAAACGCTAGCAATTGTCGCAGATGTAAGATTAAACTCTTCATGTTTATTTTCACCTCTAACTCTCTGGATTTGCAATCTGAGCTATATGACCCACAAATGGAAATAGGCTGCATAATGACTTGGAGCGTATGGCCTTGGTAGATAGATTGTCTGGGGAATTTTAAGAGTTTAATAAACCATTGGGATCGATTAGGCTTTTACAATCAAAATCCATTGTAGTTTTCTAAATTTACTGAAgagtattatattataaacactGTATGTAAAACCTTCTCTGGGTTAGTAATTACATAATTTTAGAATCAATACATGAAGAATTCAAGTCTGTTATCTGTCTTTAACTGTGATCCTTAAAACTTACATAAGTTATAAAGGTCATACTGATAAAAGGCAACGTAACAGTAATGCTTTGCCCTGCTGTTGTGTGTATagaaacaagcagagccaaaatatattgaattCACTACAATTTAATGAGGTTCCCTGCGTATGATCAGTATAAATGTAAGGTAACCTGTATTTTATCAATGTCACTTTAggttggtaaaaatattaaataaatattgtgcCTATAATAGACAAAGACAGTGATACTTAACAGTTCAAGACACCTTACCTTGTAATGTGTGGGATGACGAAACTTTCTATCACAATACTCACACTCAAACCGTGCTTTATTCTCGTGTATCATGGAATGGTATGTAAGACTGTGGGATCTTGTAAAGGTTTTTCCACAAACTTGACATTTGTATGGCTTAATGCCTATAAAcagaaaagttaaacaaaaactatcaaagtagtttaaaaatatgcaaaataagATAAAGGTTCACTGCAAAATAATTTGGTAAATTCTTAAACTCaacttgtatttgtttatttcagcCAATGGAACCGGCCTCACCTGCGTGACCTCTGTAATGACCATATAAAGAATTAGGAGCTGAGAATTTTTTGCCGCATAATTCGCAAGAATAGAAATCTTGTACAATGAAAGATGATTGCccgttgtttaaaactctttCAGTACAAACCATAATTTCTTTGGGTCGTGTGTGCCGTAACTCACTCAGAAGTTGCAATGCTTTTGCCTGATTTTTAAATgtctttaattaatatttatatctttaaattttagtgatctcatttttaaacttagttaaaatcataataaaaGTAATGTCAAAATATTCCATTTTAATTACCCCATTTTTAGTGCATCCATAGTCCCATaccttataaaaaaattacataaacatgttttaaaaatataaagagatTTTTCCACAttcttaaatatatttctggatcaaaaaagatatttcatattaaaaaaattttaaatacaaatttacaataaaaatattataaaaccttcATAGCAGGACTTGTAGCTGGTGGAATCTTTTTACTACTGGGACCTAGTAGTTCATATTCCTTAGATTGAACAACTTCAATATTTGATTTAACTTTGAACGTTAATCGTTTCTGACGTCTCCTGTTGTAATAAGGTTGTTAAAGTTGTGGGTGTGGTATTGATGGTGCTTGCTTTTGAAACAGAGCGGTGACATAATAGGTTTTAGCACACAAATTTTAAGTCTAACATAGATTTATGGCTAATGTTATGTGACTCGTGGCCTAGTTAATACACGGCCCAGGAATACACCCTACTTTAACATGTTAAAACGGTCATTATAGATCTACCTCGGCAATGTTTTATGACTTAACAAACTCATCTGTCGTATCAACATGgctgtttttttagttttaatgtcgctttaacaaagttttatctCGATCTAAATGTACACTAGCAGTTGGAAAAAGCTATACTCGCTCACTGTTTAGTAAAAGACTTCTAAATCAGTAATTTATACATACAAAAGTTACTACAACTGCTGTAAACACTGTTTCTAGCAAGTAGCCAACTACGTAAGATACAATCTTGGTAATTTCTAAATTGGATTAAGTTTTTACTCAAACCAAACAACTGCAAACACCAAGAACACAACAGACCTGCAACTGCTCTGATTGTTAACTCAAAATTCTATTAATGAAACCTTGATGAAACAATggattataatgggcattgttcACATCAATAtgcctcttattttctgtgCAGTTTAGGTGTATTTCTACTTTCTAGGccatgtattgagtaggccatgtgTGGTATACGAACAAGCTAAAGCATATTGCATTCGATTTCGCCACATCAATCAATGTTTGACcactata is a window from the Ciona intestinalis chromosome 10, KH, whole genome shotgun sequence genome containing:
- the LOC494380 gene encoding uncharacterized protein LOC494380 (The RefSeq protein has 2 substitutions compared to this genomic sequence), with amino-acid sequence MLLFRIVFITNETSYSYTNIIMGRALYLVKFVLICTSLAGSFLLLLFAILWELNKSGYLPTSKTFKRLRQSTIERDSTALQEESVPYITINVRKASSQLESMASVSFKADKTGGRNSYISMDLPTNVLSITDCPTVHKGNEESPVNPK